A DNA window from Syngnathus typhle isolate RoL2023-S1 ecotype Sweden linkage group LG2, RoL_Styp_1.0, whole genome shotgun sequence contains the following coding sequences:
- the LOC133143258 gene encoding glutathione synthetase-like — protein sequence MANRVRNELLMNTTLIDELVEVVKESAFTYGSLVRLRKSPNSSEEVTYAPITLFPTPVPRALFLQGMAVQIHYNTLMNKISQDPDFLEEALVSTMTVDDFTARLFEIHRQVLKKGRLQTVVLGLNRSDYMWEQENGHTSLKQIEINTFAAAAGGVASRISDVHRHILQVAGQLEESQRIIDNNPALGQAKAVAKAWELYGSKRAVVMFVVEENQINILDQRIIENELWKGNITTIRKRFEDISESGRLDEDKRLFVDHQEVAVVYFRNGYMPQHYKSEKAWDARLMMECSLAVKCPDISTHLAGTKKVQQVLAQPGVLERFFPDQPQVVEQIRATFTGLYSLDMGAEGDKAVEMALAAPDRFVLKPQREGGGNNIYGQEICEVLGKVKSSAARMAYILMDKIQPGSSLNYLLRLGRPLKISNCVSELGFFGTYVSHGKDMLMNDCVGYLMRTKSTEYSDGGVASGAAVLDSVLLF from the exons ATGGCTAACAGGGTACGAAATGAGTTACTGATGAACACAACCCTAATTGATGAACTGGTAGAAGTGGTAAAAGAATCAGCATTTACATATGGCTCCCTTGTGAGGCTTAGAAAATCCCCCAACTCATCAGAG GAGGTGACGTATGCTCCTATCACTCTCTTCCCTACGCCAGTACCAAGAGCTCTTTTCCTCCAAGGCATGGCAGTGCAAATTCACTACAACACACTGATGAATAAGATCAGCCAGGATCCTGACTTCTTGGAAGAGGCTCTTGTCAG CACCATGACTGTGGATGATTTTACTGCAAGACTGTTCGAGATACATCGGCAGGTCCTTAAAAAAGGAAGGTTGCAG ACAGTTGTGTTGGGTCTGAACCGGTCAGACTACATGTGGGAGCAGGAGAATGGACACACATCTCTGAAACAGATCGAGATCAATacctttgctgctgctgctggaggcgTGGCTTCTCGCATTTCTGATGTACACAG ACACATTCTTCAGGTGGCTGGCCAGCTGGAGGAGAGCCAGCGCATCATCGACAACAATCCTGCATTGGGTCAGGCCAAAGCTGTGGCCAAGGCCTGGGAACTCTATGGATCAAAGAG AGCGGTTGTCATGTTTGTGGTGGAGGAGAACCAGATCAATATTCTGGATCAACGAATAATTGAGAATGAGCTGTGGAAAGG GAATATTACCACCATACGAAAGCGTTTTGAGGATATCTCTGAATCTGGACGCCTAGATGAGGACAAGAGACTATTTGT TGATCATCAGGAAGTTGCAGTGGTGTACTTCAGGAACGGTTATATGCCTCAGCACTACAAGTCTGAAAAG gcaTGGGATGCTCGCCTGATGATGGAGTGCTCCTTGGCTGTGAAATGTCCGGACATCAGCACTCACTTGGCTGGAACCAAGAAGGTCCAGCAGGTGCTTGCCCAGCCAGGTGTTCTGGAACGATTCTTTCCCGACCAGCCGCAAGTAGTGGAGCAAATTAGGGCCACCTTTACTGGCCTCTACTCTCTGGACATG GGAGCagaaggggacaaagcggtagaAATGGCTTTGGCTGCACCGGATCGGTTTGTCCTGAAGCCTCAGCGAGAGGGAGGAG GAAACAATATTTACGGACAAGAGATCTGTGAGGTTCTTGGCAAAGTGAAGAGCAGTGCAGCGAGAATGGCCTATATACTGATGGATAAAATCCAGCCCGGGTCTTCACTGAACTACCTGCTGAGATTGGGCAGGCCCCTCAAAATTAGTAATTGTGTTAGTGAACTGGGCTTCTTTGGAACCTATGTCAG CCATGGCAAAGACATGCTGATGAATGATTGTGTGGGCTATCTTATGAGGACCAAGAGTACAGAATACTCCGACGGTGGTGTAGCTTCTGGAGCAGCAGTCCTGGACAGCGTGCTCCTCTTCTGA
- the gss gene encoding glutathione synthetase encodes MAQGIPCELLMNATRINYLAEVAKDAALLQGVVMRSKEFPNSSEVVTYAPITLFPTPVPKALFFQAMAVQTHYNTLVDKISQDPDFLQEALASTIAVDDFTARLFKIHQKVLIEGRLQSIVLGLNRSDYMLDQKEDGHASLKQIEINTFAASFGGLSSRTPDVHRHILRVAGQLEESQRIIDNNPAVGLAKAVAKAWELYGSNRAVVMFLVEENQRNILDQRLIENELWKRNITVIRKRFEDVSESGKLDQDKKLFIDCQEVAVVYFRNGYMPQNYKSEQAWDARLMMECSLAVKCPDISTQLAGTKKVQQVLAKPGVLEHFFPDQPQVVAQVRATFAGLYTLDMGEEGDKTVAMALATPDRFVLKPQREGGGNNIYGQEICKVLGQVKNSAERMAYILMDKIQPVPTQNYLLRRDTPLKISNCLSELGFFGVYVKQGKDMVMNDCVGHLLRTKSSEHLDGGVAAGVAVLDNPLLF; translated from the exons ATGGCCCAAGGGATACCATGTGAGCTACTGATGAACGCAACCCGAATAAATTATTTAGCGGAAGTGGCAAAAGATGCTGCACTTTTACAAGGTGTGGTTATGAGGAGTAAAGAATTCCCCAACTCATCAGAG gtggTAACGTATGCTCCCATCACACTCTTCCCCACGCCAGTACCAAAAGCTCTTTTCTTTCAAGCCATGGCAGTGCAAACTCACTACAACACACTTGTGGATAAAATCAGCCAGGATCCTGACTTCCTGCAAGAAGCTCTTGCCAG cACCATTGCGGTGGATGATTTCACTGCAAGGTTGTTCAAGATCCACCAGAAGGTCCTTATAGAAGGAAGGTTGCAG TCAATTGTGCTGGGTTTGAATCGATCCGACTACATGCTGGACCAGAAAGAGGATGGACACGCGTCTCTGAAACAGATCGAGATCAACACCTTTGCTGCTAGTTTTGGAGGCCTCTCATCACGCACGCCTGATGTGCACCG ACACATTCTTCGGGTGGCTGGCCAGCTGGAGGAGAGCCAGCGCATCATCGACAACAACCCTGCGGTGGGTCTGGCCAAGGCTGTGGCCAAGGCCTGGGAGCTCTATGGATCAAATCG AGCGGTTGTCATGTTCTTGGTGGAGGAGAACCAGAGAAACATCCTGGATCAACGACTCATCGAGAATGAGCTGTGGAAAAG GAATATTACCGTCATACGAAAGCGTTTTGAGGATGTTTCTGAATCTGGAAAACTAGATCAAGACAAGAAACTGTTTAT TGATTGTCAGGAAGTTGCAGTGGTCTACTTCAGGAATGGCTACATGCCTCAGAACTACAAGTCTGAACAG GCCTGGGATGCCCGCCTGATGATGGAGTGCTCCTTGGCTGTGAAGTGTCCGGATATCAGCACTCAACTTGCTGGAACTAAGAAGGTTCAGCAGGTGCTTGCTAAGCCTGGTGTTCTGGAGCATTTTTTCCCAGACCAGCCACAGGTAGTGGCACAAGTCAGGGCCACATTTGCTGGCCTCTACACTCTGGACATG GGAGAAGAAGGCGACAAAACAGTCGCAATGGCTTTGGCGACACCAGATCGGTTTGTCCTGAAGCCTCAGCGAGAGGGAGGAG gAAACAACATTTACGGACAAGAGATTTGTAAGGTTTTAGGCCAAGTGAAGAATAGTGCTGAGAGGATGGCCTATATTCTGATGGATAAAATCCAGCCCGTGCCTACACAGAACTACTTGCTGAGAAGAGACACACCCCTCAAAATCAGTAATTGTCTAAGTGAACTGGGCTTCTTTGGAGTTTATGTCAA GCAGGGTAAAGACATGGTGATGAACGACTGTGTGGGCCATCTTCTGAGGACCAAGAGTTCAGAACACTTGGATGGGGGTGTTGCTGCAGGAGTGGCAGTTTTGGACAACCCACTCCTCTTCTGA